A region from the Saccharomonospora azurea NA-128 genome encodes:
- the thiG gene encoding thiazole synthase (functions in thiamine (vitamin B1) biosynthesis; in Bacillus subtilis this enzyme catalyzes the formation of thiazole from dehydroxyglycine and 1-deoxy-D-xylulose-5-phosphate and ThiS-thiocarboxylate) translates to MESDLDPAPGTPSDDGDQLVVNDHKLTSRLLIGTGGASNLSVLERALVASGTQLTTVAMRRADAEGGSGVLELLRRLGIELLPNTAGCRTAAEAVLTAQLAREALGTDLVKLEVHADDRTLLPDPVETLDAAERLVADGFSVLAYTNDDPVLALRLEEAGCAAVMPLGSPIGTGLGIRNPHNIELIVARAGVPIILDAGIGTASDAALAMELGCDGVLLSTAVTRAQDPERMARAMRSAVIAGRLARQAGRIPKRFWAQASSPPR, encoded by the coding sequence ATGGAGTCCGACCTCGACCCCGCACCGGGCACACCGAGTGACGACGGCGACCAGCTCGTCGTCAACGACCACAAACTCACCTCCCGGCTGCTGATCGGCACCGGCGGGGCGAGCAACCTGAGCGTCCTGGAGCGGGCGCTCGTCGCCTCGGGGACACAGCTCACGACCGTCGCCATGCGGCGCGCCGACGCCGAGGGCGGATCCGGCGTGCTGGAGCTGCTGCGCCGGTTGGGCATCGAGCTGCTGCCCAACACGGCGGGCTGCCGCACGGCGGCGGAAGCGGTGCTCACCGCCCAGCTGGCGCGGGAGGCCCTCGGCACCGACCTCGTGAAGCTGGAGGTCCACGCCGACGACCGCACGCTGCTGCCCGATCCCGTCGAGACCCTCGACGCCGCCGAACGTCTGGTGGCCGACGGGTTCAGCGTCCTGGCCTACACCAACGACGACCCGGTGCTCGCCCTGCGGTTGGAGGAAGCGGGCTGCGCCGCCGTGATGCCGCTCGGCTCGCCCATCGGCACCGGACTCGGCATCCGCAACCCGCACAACATCGAACTGATCGTGGCCAGGGCGGGGGTTCCGATCATCCTCGACGCGGGGATCGGCACGGCCTCCGACGCGGCTCTGGCGATGGAGCTCGGCTGCGACGGTGTGCTGTTGTCGACGGCGGTGACGAGGGCCCAGGACCCGGAGCGGATGGCGCGGGCCATGCGCTCGGCCGTCATCGCGGGCAGGCTCGCGCGGCAGGCCGGCCGTATCCCGAAGCGGTTCTGGGCACAGGCGTCGAGCCCACCGCGCTGA
- the thiS gene encoding sulfur carrier protein ThiS produces the protein MRVLVNGENHELPEGSTVADVLDTAVENSTGVAVAVNGEVVRRGDWADVVVGDGAVVEVLTAVQGG, from the coding sequence ATGCGGGTGTTGGTCAACGGTGAGAACCACGAGCTGCCCGAGGGCAGCACCGTCGCCGACGTGCTGGACACCGCTGTGGAGAACTCCACGGGAGTCGCCGTCGCGGTGAACGGCGAGGTGGTCCGGCGCGGCGACTGGGCCGACGTCGTGGTGGGCGACGGCGCCGTGGTGGAGGTCCTGACCGCAGTGCAGGGAGGCTGA
- the thiO gene encoding glycine oxidase ThiO: MVSQDLGVVGAGVIGLAVAWKAARAGHRVTVFDPSPARGGASWVAGGMLAPVAEAWPGEEAALALGEESLRRWPAFADELRAQGFDCGLSAHGTLVAAFDHADAEYLDVLARYLAGIGREATRVTGRELRREEPGLGSVRSGLLVPSDVFVDNRRLLESLLAAARQCGAEFVAENAESLSGDSVTTASGVRHFDTVVLCAGAHSGRLHSDLAQAVRPLKGEILRLRARRGTLPPPRHTVRAVVEGRPVYLVPRDDGSLVLGATQYEAGFDTGVRARGVRELIEAAERIFPAVTEYELTETAAGLRAGSDDTVPYLGPLSDGVYAATGHHRNGLLLAPVTADAVLAWLAGRPGPEGTEQARPDRNTSEERTDAGVGQR, translated from the coding sequence GTGGTGAGTCAAGACCTCGGAGTCGTCGGGGCCGGCGTCATCGGCCTCGCCGTGGCGTGGAAGGCTGCTCGCGCAGGCCACCGCGTCACCGTGTTCGATCCCAGCCCCGCGCGCGGAGGCGCGTCGTGGGTCGCGGGCGGGATGCTCGCGCCCGTCGCGGAGGCCTGGCCGGGTGAGGAGGCCGCGCTCGCGCTGGGGGAGGAGTCACTGCGCCGCTGGCCTGCGTTCGCCGACGAGCTCCGGGCACAGGGGTTCGACTGCGGGTTGTCGGCCCACGGCACTCTCGTCGCCGCCTTCGACCACGCCGACGCGGAGTACCTCGACGTCCTCGCCCGCTACCTCGCCGGCATCGGCCGGGAGGCCACGCGCGTCACCGGCCGAGAGTTGCGCCGTGAGGAGCCCGGGCTCGGTTCGGTGCGGTCGGGCCTGCTCGTGCCGAGCGACGTGTTCGTGGACAACCGCCGACTGCTGGAGTCGCTGCTGGCCGCGGCCCGGCAGTGCGGGGCGGAGTTCGTCGCCGAGAACGCCGAGAGCCTCAGCGGCGACAGCGTCACGACGGCGTCCGGGGTACGGCACTTCGACACGGTGGTGCTCTGCGCGGGCGCCCACAGCGGTCGGCTGCACTCCGACCTCGCGCAGGCCGTGCGCCCGCTGAAGGGCGAGATCCTGCGGCTGCGGGCGCGCCGGGGAACGTTGCCGCCGCCTCGCCACACCGTCCGCGCGGTGGTCGAGGGCCGCCCGGTGTATCTGGTGCCGCGGGACGACGGCTCCCTGGTGCTCGGCGCGACACAGTACGAGGCCGGGTTCGACACGGGGGTGCGGGCACGCGGGGTCCGCGAGCTGATCGAGGCGGCCGAGCGGATCTTCCCGGCCGTCACCGAGTACGAGCTGACCGAGACCGCGGCCGGGCTCCGCGCGGGCAGCGACGACACGGTGCCCTATCTCGGGCCGCTCTCCGACGGCGTCTACGCGGCGACGGGCCACCACCGCAACGGCCTGCTGCTCGCGCCGGTGACCGCCGACGCCGTGCTGGCGTGGCTGGCGGGACGGCCCGGACCGGAGGGCACGGAGCAGGCACGACCGGATCGGAACACGAGTGAGGAGCGCACTGATGCGGGTGTTGGTCAACGGTGA
- the thiE gene encoding thiamine phosphate synthase translates to MPGLDGDQIRKRLDDARLYLCTDARSERGDLAEFVDAALAGGVDIVQLRDKTGGAPLEAAHEIAALEVLAEACARHGALLAVNDRADVALAVDADVLHLGQDDLPVATARRIVGDAPVIGRSTHSPAQARAAATEPGVDYFCVGPCWPTPTKPGRAAPGLDLVRTVATEIDPGLGTTRPWFAIGGIDLDRLDDVVAAGARRAVVVRAITEADDPTAAARALREGLTRAG, encoded by the coding sequence ATGCCAGGCCTCGACGGTGATCAGATCAGGAAGCGCCTCGACGACGCGCGACTCTACCTCTGCACGGACGCGCGTTCCGAGCGCGGCGACCTCGCGGAGTTCGTCGACGCGGCGCTGGCCGGTGGAGTGGACATCGTGCAGCTGCGCGACAAGACCGGCGGCGCGCCCCTGGAGGCGGCCCACGAGATCGCGGCGCTGGAGGTGCTCGCCGAGGCCTGCGCCCGGCACGGGGCGCTGCTGGCCGTCAACGACCGCGCCGACGTCGCCCTGGCCGTCGACGCCGACGTCCTGCACCTTGGCCAAGACGACCTGCCCGTCGCGACGGCCCGCCGCATCGTCGGCGACGCACCCGTGATCGGCCGGTCCACCCACTCGCCCGCCCAGGCCCGGGCGGCCGCGACGGAACCGGGTGTGGACTACTTCTGCGTCGGACCGTGCTGGCCCACGCCCACGAAACCGGGCAGGGCGGCCCCCGGCCTGGACCTCGTGCGCACCGTGGCCACGGAGATCGATCCGGGGCTCGGCACCACGCGGCCGTGGTTCGCCATCGGTGGCATCGACCTCGACCGGCTCGACGACGTGGTGGCCGCGGGAGCGCGCCGCGCGGTGGTGGTGCGGGCCATCACCGAGGCCGACGACCCCACCGCGGCGGCGCGCGCCCTGCGCGAGGGCCTCACGCGAGCGGGCTGA
- a CDS encoding prolipoprotein diacylglyceryl transferase, with the protein MKDDRTKVENTDSQQSEKSEKSGLSPVQVAAAALAAVTAAFLCSTLGVYGTVVGAGLLSVVTTVGSELFMRSLERTKNAARVVAGRRKREAAHQDLDRTVYLPAVTQQRWDEHAAAMERTRVLASPGPVENSRARRQWWRRRGPVLAATSALAFVIGMLVVTGYEGVTGKALSGDGSTTVSSIVRGDGQVGGDRTPPEVNDPDGEREDTDGSTSTSVPEEEPDERRGGGAVEETPSETPRENEPSQPAQPSQPTQPSETTSVPQEPSDQQPAPTTEAQEERAPSDREN; encoded by the coding sequence ATGAAGGACGACAGGACGAAGGTCGAGAACACCGATTCGCAGCAGTCCGAGAAGTCGGAGAAGTCGGGGCTTTCGCCCGTGCAGGTCGCCGCGGCCGCGCTCGCGGCGGTGACCGCGGCGTTCCTGTGTTCGACGCTGGGCGTGTACGGCACGGTCGTCGGTGCCGGGCTGCTCAGTGTCGTGACCACCGTCGGCAGCGAGCTGTTCATGCGCTCGCTGGAGCGCACCAAGAACGCGGCTCGGGTCGTGGCGGGGCGGCGGAAGCGGGAGGCCGCCCACCAGGACCTGGACCGGACCGTGTACCTCCCGGCGGTCACGCAGCAGCGGTGGGACGAACACGCGGCGGCGATGGAGCGGACCCGGGTGCTGGCCTCGCCCGGCCCGGTCGAGAACTCGCGGGCCCGCCGGCAGTGGTGGCGCCGCAGGGGACCGGTGCTGGCGGCCACGAGCGCGTTGGCGTTCGTCATCGGCATGCTCGTCGTCACCGGCTACGAGGGCGTGACCGGCAAGGCGTTGTCGGGCGACGGTTCCACGACGGTGAGCAGCATCGTGCGTGGCGACGGCCAGGTCGGCGGCGACCGGACGCCGCCGGAGGTGAATGACCCGGACGGCGAGCGCGAGGACACCGACGGCTCCACCTCGACGTCGGTGCCCGAGGAGGAGCCGGACGAGCGCCGAGGCGGCGGAGCCGTCGAGGAGACACCGAGCGAGACGCCGCGGGAGAACGAGCCGTCGCAGCCCGCCCAGCCGTCGCAGCCGACGCAGCCGAGCGAGACCACGTCGGTGCCGCAGGAGCCGAGCGACCAGCAGCCCGCCCCGACGACGGAGGCGCAGGAGGAGCGGGCGCCGTCGGACCGCGAGAACTGA
- a CDS encoding GntR family transcriptional regulator yields MVETLSGTRAQREPKYWALKQHLLDLLESLPAGAAIPTERALATEFTVSRTTVRQALADLTAEGRLHRVQGKGTFAAEPKLAQRLELSSYTEDIRAQGREPSSRVLEIDEIHAEGDLPRLLGIRTGAKVLLLRRLRLADGEPMALETTHLPSSRFRGLRRHVASGGSLYEALRDRYGVELERAEETIETSLAGPQEADLLGAEIGMPVLLLSRQTFASDGKPVEYVRSIYRGDRYKFVTTLTRP; encoded by the coding sequence ATGGTGGAGACGCTTTCCGGCACGCGAGCACAGCGGGAGCCGAAGTACTGGGCGCTCAAACAACACCTGCTCGACCTGTTGGAGTCCCTGCCCGCCGGAGCGGCCATCCCGACGGAACGTGCCCTGGCGACGGAGTTCACCGTCTCCAGGACCACGGTTCGCCAGGCGCTCGCCGATCTGACGGCGGAGGGCCGGTTGCACCGGGTGCAGGGCAAGGGAACGTTCGCCGCGGAACCGAAGCTGGCCCAGCGGTTGGAGTTGTCCTCCTACACCGAGGACATCCGGGCGCAGGGCCGGGAGCCGTCGTCGCGGGTGTTGGAGATCGACGAGATCCACGCCGAGGGTGACCTGCCCAGGTTGCTCGGCATCCGGACCGGAGCGAAGGTGTTGCTGCTGCGCAGGTTGCGGCTCGCGGACGGCGAACCGATGGCACTGGAGACGACCCACCTGCCGTCGTCCCGGTTCCGCGGTCTGCGTCGGCACGTCGCCTCCGGCGGCTCGTTGTACGAGGCGTTGCGCGACCGCTACGGCGTGGAACTGGAGCGCGCGGAGGAGACCATCGAGACGTCGCTCGCGGGCCCGCAGGAGGCGGACCTGCTCGGCGCCGAGATCGGCATGCCGGTGTTGTTGCTGTCGCGGCAGACCTTCGCCTCCGACGGCAAGCCGGTCGAGTACGTGCGCTCGATCTACCGCGGTGACCGCTACAAGTTCGTCACGACCTTGACCCGTCCGTGA
- a CDS encoding SIS domain-containing protein — protein sequence MAAEVAEQPDVLAGLVQARFDITAVATRIAQTPPRFVLLAARGSSDHAALYAKYLVEVLLGLPAGLVSPSTTTLYQAEQDLADVLLISVSQSGGSFDLLEVTQAARARGALTVAVTNTPSSPLTEAAELAVDIRAGTEQAVAATKTYSATLMALYLLVDAIRGGDAKDVADIGELATRTLDDSEEHVERAIGRYRFAERILTTARGYSYATALEASLKLSETTYLPTRAYSGADLLHGPVAAVDAGTAVLGIAGAGHGGAAMLDVFDTVTRSGADLLCVGSAAHSVPSAALTVPVAESAEEVAPILEVLPIQRLALGLALARGLDPDAPRGLRKVTRTR from the coding sequence ATGGCCGCCGAGGTAGCCGAGCAACCGGACGTCCTCGCAGGCCTGGTCCAGGCACGTTTCGACATCACCGCGGTCGCCACACGGATCGCGCAGACCCCGCCCCGCTTCGTTCTCCTGGCGGCCAGGGGCTCCAGCGACCACGCCGCCCTCTACGCGAAGTACCTCGTCGAGGTGCTGCTGGGCCTGCCCGCGGGCCTCGTGTCGCCGTCGACGACCACCCTCTACCAGGCCGAACAGGACCTCGCCGATGTCCTGCTGATCTCGGTGAGCCAGAGCGGCGGTTCCTTCGACCTGCTCGAAGTCACGCAGGCCGCCCGCGCGCGCGGGGCGCTGACCGTGGCCGTCACCAACACGCCGTCGTCACCGCTGACCGAGGCGGCCGAGCTCGCGGTGGACATCCGCGCGGGCACGGAACAGGCCGTGGCTGCCACCAAGACCTACTCCGCGACGCTGATGGCGCTGTACCTGCTGGTGGACGCCATTCGCGGGGGCGACGCGAAGGACGTCGCCGACATCGGCGAGCTGGCCACCCGCACCCTCGACGACTCCGAGGAGCACGTCGAGCGGGCTATCGGCCGGTACCGCTTCGCCGAGCGCATCCTGACCACCGCGCGCGGCTACTCCTACGCGACCGCGCTGGAAGCCTCGCTGAAGCTGTCCGAGACGACCTACCTTCCCACCCGCGCCTACAGCGGCGCGGACCTCCTGCACGGCCCCGTCGCCGCCGTCGACGCCGGAACCGCCGTACTCGGCATCGCGGGCGCGGGCCACGGCGGCGCGGCGATGCTCGACGTGTTCGACACGGTCACCCGTAGCGGAGCCGACCTGCTGTGCGTCGGCTCGGCCGCACACTCGGTGCCGTCCGCGGCGCTGACCGTGCCCGTCGCCGAGTCCGCCGAAGAGGTCGCACCCATCCTGGAGGTCCTGCCCATCCAGCGCCTGGCACTGGGACTCGCGCTCGCGCGCGGGCTCGACCCGGACGCCCCGCGCGGCCTGCGCAAGGTGACGAGAACCCGATGA
- a CDS encoding N-acetylglucosamine kinase encodes MSLAVGVDAGGTSTRAWVVDAEGRVVGTGTGGGANPNSHPPESAARAMTEAITTAMAGSDPADVRAWVIGMAGRSKLTDPHIAAVFEREWDTLGFVHVRRPTLVSDAVAAFVSATAEPHGTVLVAGTGSVAGRIRDREMVGTVGGYGWLLGDEGSGFWLGRQAVRITLDVLSGNHPPTRLADAVLHQAGIDPQAPDAAFRLITAVNAESPVHVARYAPLVSSAHADGDAAAVAIVDQAAALLTDTALAARDDGETTPVVLVGSVLGPTSPVGERVRAALRAATDAPVLGSDNGVLGAAWLAALDAFGPEIPRPETGTVEGGPRTSPSPGAAPLP; translated from the coding sequence ATGAGCCTCGCCGTAGGGGTGGACGCGGGCGGCACCTCCACGCGCGCCTGGGTCGTCGACGCCGAAGGACGCGTGGTCGGTACCGGTACCGGCGGAGGGGCGAACCCGAACTCGCACCCGCCCGAGTCGGCCGCCCGGGCGATGACCGAGGCGATCACCACCGCGATGGCCGGGTCCGACCCGGCGGACGTGCGCGCGTGGGTGATCGGCATGGCCGGTCGCAGCAAGCTCACCGATCCCCACATCGCCGCCGTGTTCGAACGGGAGTGGGACACCCTCGGCTTCGTGCACGTGCGGCGTCCGACGCTGGTGTCCGACGCGGTGGCCGCGTTCGTGTCGGCGACCGCGGAACCCCACGGCACCGTGCTCGTGGCGGGCACGGGCTCCGTCGCGGGCCGGATCCGCGACCGCGAGATGGTCGGCACGGTCGGCGGCTACGGCTGGCTCCTCGGCGACGAGGGCTCGGGGTTCTGGCTCGGCAGGCAGGCCGTGCGGATCACGCTCGACGTCCTGAGCGGCAACCACCCGCCGACGCGGCTGGCCGACGCGGTGTTGCACCAGGCTGGGATCGACCCGCAGGCTCCCGACGCCGCGTTCCGGTTGATCACCGCCGTCAATGCCGAATCGCCGGTCCACGTGGCCCGGTACGCGCCGCTGGTGAGCTCCGCGCACGCCGACGGCGACGCCGCGGCCGTCGCGATCGTCGACCAGGCCGCGGCCCTGCTCACCGACACGGCGCTGGCCGCCCGCGACGACGGCGAAACGACCCCCGTGGTGCTCGTGGGCAGTGTCCTCGGGCCGACGAGCCCGGTGGGTGAACGCGTGCGTGCCGCGCTCCGCGCCGCGACGGACGCACCCGTGCTGGGCAGCGACAACGGCGTGTTGGGAGCGGCCTGGCTCGCCGCACTCGACGCGTTCGGCCCCGAGATCCCGCGCCCGGAAACGGGTACGGTGGAAGGAGGCCCCCGGACCTCCCCCTCGCCGGGGGCCGCTCCTCTGCCCTGA
- a CDS encoding DUF3159 domain-containing protein yields MNDASPNGARRESLASLLGGRKGALDASLPPVAFAVGWLVGGSSIGWGAAAALAVSLVVGVVRMTRGDRPGAVLVSLAAVVVAALIALYTGRAVDFFLPQLLSNVASALAWTISIVIRWPLLGVVLGFVLGQRTRWRSDTALVRAYARASWVWVAQYVVRVAVFGALWAAGDVVALSVARVVLSWPLVLATLVVSGWVLYRCLPDDHPGLRHPTEHAESGASDERG; encoded by the coding sequence GTGAATGACGCCTCTCCGAACGGCGCGCGCCGCGAGTCGCTCGCCAGCCTGCTCGGGGGCCGGAAAGGGGCCCTCGACGCGAGTCTGCCGCCGGTCGCGTTCGCGGTGGGGTGGCTGGTCGGAGGGTCGTCCATCGGCTGGGGCGCGGCGGCGGCGCTGGCCGTGAGCCTCGTCGTCGGGGTCGTCCGGATGACGCGTGGCGACCGGCCCGGGGCCGTGCTCGTGAGTCTCGCCGCGGTGGTCGTGGCCGCGCTGATCGCCCTGTACACGGGGAGGGCGGTCGACTTCTTCCTCCCGCAGTTGCTCTCCAACGTCGCGAGCGCGCTCGCGTGGACGATCAGCATCGTCATTCGGTGGCCGCTGCTCGGTGTGGTGCTCGGCTTCGTTCTGGGGCAGCGAACGCGGTGGCGTTCCGACACCGCGCTCGTGCGCGCCTACGCCAGGGCCAGCTGGGTGTGGGTCGCCCAGTACGTCGTGCGGGTGGCGGTGTTCGGCGCGCTGTGGGCGGCCGGTGACGTCGTGGCCCTGAGCGTGGCCCGCGTGGTGCTGTCGTGGCCGCTGGTGCTCGCGACGCTCGTGGTGAGCGGCTGGGTGCTGTACCGGTGCCTGCCGGACGACCACCCGGGGCTGCGGCATCCCACCGAACACGCCGAGTCCGGCGCGTCCGACGAGCGTGGTTGA
- a CDS encoding SGNH/GDSL hydrolase family protein, producing the protein MTHFDSYVAIGDSFTEGLNDTLPDGSFRGWADRLAEILADGRDDFRYANLAIRGKMLAEIMEEQLPVALDIRPDLVTVCAGGNDIIVPGADVDEVAAQFEQGIARLREAGIEVLIFTGPDTKRMSVMSILRSKVGIYNAHLWAIADRHGAKVVDLWAMNVLHDARAWSDDRLHFTPEGHRRIALRAAEVLGVPTESDWREPWPENAEPANWLTLRRSDLEWTKTHLLPWIRRQLRGESMGDGILPKRPQLAPLVTSQATTATLLAERPVPRQQSRSA; encoded by the coding sequence GTGACCCATTTCGACAGCTACGTGGCGATCGGGGACAGCTTCACCGAGGGCCTCAACGACACGCTCCCCGACGGCTCGTTCCGGGGGTGGGCCGATCGGCTGGCCGAGATCCTCGCAGACGGGCGCGACGACTTCCGCTACGCGAACCTCGCCATCCGCGGCAAGATGCTCGCCGAGATCATGGAGGAGCAGCTCCCGGTCGCGCTCGACATCCGCCCCGACCTGGTCACCGTGTGCGCGGGCGGCAACGACATCATCGTCCCCGGCGCCGACGTGGACGAGGTCGCCGCGCAGTTCGAGCAGGGCATCGCGAGGCTGCGCGAGGCGGGCATCGAGGTGTTGATCTTCACCGGTCCCGACACGAAGCGGATGTCCGTGATGAGCATCCTGCGCAGCAAGGTCGGCATCTACAACGCCCACCTGTGGGCCATCGCCGATCGCCACGGCGCGAAGGTCGTCGACCTGTGGGCCATGAACGTGCTGCACGACGCGCGCGCGTGGAGCGACGACCGTCTGCACTTCACGCCCGAGGGGCACCGGCGTATCGCGCTGCGCGCGGCCGAGGTGCTGGGAGTGCCCACCGAGAGCGACTGGCGCGAGCCGTGGCCCGAGAACGCCGAGCCCGCCAACTGGCTGACCCTGCGTCGCTCGGACCTGGAATGGACCAAGACGCACCTGCTCCCGTGGATTCGCAGGCAGCTGCGCGGTGAGTCGATGGGTGACGGCATCCTGCCCAAGCGGCCCCAACTCGCTCCCCTGGTCACGTCCCAGGCCACCACGGCCACCCTGCTCGCCGAGCGGCCCGTTCCCCGGCAGCAGTCCCGCTCCGCCTGA
- a CDS encoding OmpA family protein, protein MPAKRVLAVLAASAVLLSGVLALLATLVEADGIEADLAERSRQALAEAGLPTDVVSFSGRDADVRARTPREALLASAVVATVDGVRSVDVSEVATASPAQAERGLVAEAHRAAKALLQRAVDDVLAEHPITFRPDSAALTRAGEDAVAEVASVLTDAPPDWRFEVGGHVARVLGSDREGAEELSHARAAAVAEELVNHGIPPQQVTSVGYGDTRPLSRLGTSAIDRRVEITVR, encoded by the coding sequence ATGCCCGCCAAGCGCGTTCTGGCTGTGCTCGCCGCCTCGGCGGTGCTACTCAGCGGTGTCCTCGCGCTCCTGGCGACCCTCGTCGAGGCGGACGGCATCGAGGCCGACCTCGCCGAGCGGTCACGGCAGGCCCTGGCGGAGGCAGGCTTGCCCACCGACGTCGTGAGCTTCTCCGGACGGGACGCGGACGTGCGAGCCCGCACGCCTCGGGAGGCGCTGCTCGCGAGCGCCGTCGTGGCCACCGTCGACGGCGTGCGGTCGGTGGACGTCTCCGAGGTCGCCACGGCGTCTCCGGCCCAGGCGGAGCGCGGTCTGGTCGCCGAGGCGCACAGAGCCGCGAAGGCGCTGTTGCAACGGGCCGTCGACGACGTCCTGGCCGAGCACCCCATCACCTTCCGGCCGGATTCGGCCGCGCTGACCCGAGCCGGTGAGGACGCCGTGGCCGAGGTGGCCTCCGTGCTGACGGATGCTCCCCCGGATTGGCGGTTCGAGGTAGGCGGGCACGTCGCGCGGGTACTCGGCTCTGACCGGGAAGGCGCCGAGGAGCTGTCGCACGCACGCGCAGCGGCCGTGGCGGAGGAACTGGTGAACCACGGCATACCGCCCCAGCAGGTCACCTCCGTCGGATACGGCGACACCCGCCCGCTGTCGAGACTCGGCACGTCCGCGATCGACCGGAGGGTGGAGATCACCGTGCGATAG
- a CDS encoding DUF6932 family protein → MPLPHWTSENVLPPGRHQSDLSDIYERLVWDAPYRNEREILFSALSGYLGVVCRLIPSGRAWIGGGLTVRSAEIPRDVDVVLLPDEWGALKRLDGHARSTFYGMFTLRGVIAEQPAMYLEQVQPVSGLVDGFLCHPGDEDVWESVWSHGPVPGTVKGFPEVVW, encoded by the coding sequence ATGCCGCTTCCGCACTGGACGTCGGAGAACGTTCTCCCGCCCGGGCGGCACCAGTCCGACCTCTCCGACATCTACGAACGGCTGGTGTGGGACGCCCCGTACCGCAACGAGCGCGAAATCCTCTTCAGTGCCCTGAGCGGGTACCTGGGCGTGGTGTGCAGGCTGATCCCGTCCGGCCGCGCCTGGATCGGCGGCGGTCTCACCGTGCGTTCGGCCGAGATTCCCCGCGACGTCGACGTGGTGCTGCTGCCCGACGAGTGGGGCGCGCTCAAACGACTCGACGGCCACGCCCGCTCGACGTTCTACGGCATGTTCACGCTGCGGGGCGTGATCGCCGAACAGCCCGCGATGTACCTGGAGCAGGTGCAGCCGGTCAGCGGCCTCGTCGACGGGTTCCTGTGCCACCCCGGTGACGAGGACGTCTGGGAGTCGGTGTGGTCGCACGGTCCCGTGCCGGGCACGGTGAAGGGTTTCCCGGAGGTGGTGTGGTGA
- the thpD gene encoding ectoine hydroxylase produces the protein MTLAESRTTDRYPTRVAGEAALLERTDPTVWGGEQDGPMDAAALASHDAKGYSIIEGLLSPAEVQGYWQELVRLSSDEELKADERVVTEKESGDVRSIFEVHKISELIGELARDPRILDRAQQILGSDVYIHQSRVNYMPGFKGNGFYWHSDFETWHAEDGMPRPRAVSCSIALTDNYPFNGGLMVMPGSQRTFVQCVGETPENHYKASLKEQEIGVPSENDITKLAAEHGIDQFTGPAGSALFFDSNIMHGSGNNITPYPRSNIFLVFNSVENTLVEPFAAKSPRPTFIGARDFTPLTR, from the coding sequence GTGACTCTCGCGGAGAGCCGGACGACCGACAGGTATCCCACTCGCGTCGCAGGTGAGGCGGCGCTGCTCGAGCGGACCGATCCCACCGTCTGGGGCGGTGAGCAGGACGGCCCGATGGACGCGGCCGCCCTGGCTTCGCACGACGCGAAGGGGTACTCGATCATCGAGGGACTCCTGTCCCCTGCCGAGGTGCAGGGGTACTGGCAGGAACTCGTACGGCTCTCGTCGGATGAGGAACTCAAGGCCGACGAGCGTGTCGTCACCGAGAAGGAGTCCGGCGACGTCCGGTCGATCTTCGAGGTGCACAAGATCAGCGAGCTGATCGGTGAACTGGCGCGGGATCCTCGGATCCTCGATCGGGCCCAGCAGATTCTGGGGTCCGATGTGTACATTCATCAGAGCCGCGTCAACTACATGCCCGGGTTCAAGGGCAACGGCTTCTACTGGCACTCGGATTTCGAGACCTGGCACGCCGAGGACGGCATGCCGAGGCCGCGCGCGGTGAGTTGCTCGATCGCGCTCACCGACAACTACCCGTTCAACGGCGGGTTGATGGTGATGCCGGGATCGCAGCGCACGTTCGTCCAGTGTGTCGGCGAGACCCCCGAGAACCACTACAAGGCCTCGCTGAAGGAACAGGAGATCGGCGTCCCGAGCGAGAACGACATCACGAAGCTCGCCGCCGAACACGGCATCGACCAGTTCACGGGGCCCGCGGGCTCGGCGCTGTTCTTCGACTCCAACATCATGCACGGGTCGGGCAACAACATCACGCCGTACCCGAGGTCGAACATTTTCCTGGTCTTCAACAGCGTGGAGAACACGTTGGTGGAGCCCTTCGCCGCGAAGAGCCCGCGGCCGACGTTCATCGGTGCGAGGGACTTCACGCCGCTGACCCGCTGA